GCCATACCGTAATCACAAAGCCAATAATGGTCGCCAGCAGCAGCGATACCCAGCCTCCATGTGTAAATTTAAGCAGGTTAGCAGCTAAAAAGGAGCCTTCAATGGCTAGATAAACGATCAGAAAAACAGCTAGCAGCCATTTACTGACTTTGTTCACATATAAATAGACTGACATCAGAATGGTCGTCATGATCATGGTCAATGTGATCGCCAGACCATACGCAGCTTCCATATGGGCCGATTCCTTAAAATAGAGCACGATCCCCACACAGCCAGCCCATAGCAGCCAGTTGACGCTCGGTACATAAAGTTGTCCTTTCTGGTCGCTGGGGTAAACGAGCCGTACTTTTGGCCAGAAATTTAGCCGGATCGCCTCTGAAATCAATGTAAACGAGCCGCTGATCAATGCCTGGCTTGCAATAATTGTTGCCATGGTAGCAATACAAATACCCGGCAGCAGCCACCAGTCGGGCATGATTTCATAAAATGGCTTTCTTCCGTTCAGGAAGGCACCTGAATGGACGATCAGCCATGCTCCTTGCCCGAAATAGTTGAGAATGAGACAGGATTTAACAAAAATCCAGCTGATGCGAATATTCCCACGGCCGCAGTGCCCAAGGTCGCTATACAACGCTTCGGCTCCTGTGGTACAAAGAAAAACTGCCCCCAGCATCCAGAAACCGCCCGGATGATTAGCCAGCAGTTGGTAACCATAGTAAGGATTAAGCGCTTTAAATATCTCAGGATGGGCAACTACCTGCGAAATCCCCAAAACTGCGAGCATAAGGAACCAGATCATCATCACGGGGCCGAATGCCCTGCCGACAATGGTTGTCCCAAACACCTGAATGATAAACAGCAACGTGAGGATTCCAATTACGATCGGAATGGTTTGAATGCGTGGATAAAGAATGCGCAAACCTTCTACCGCCGAAGAAACGGAAATGGGCGGGGTAATAATACCGTCGGCCAGCAATGTACTGGCACCGATAATGGCCGGTACCGTCAGCCAGGCAGCTTTTTTCCTCACCAACGCATACAATGCAAGTATACCCCCTTCCCCTTTGTTATCAGCACGAAGGATAAGAATCACATATTTAATCGTTGTCTGTAATGTAAGCGTCCAGAAAATACAGGAGACTGCACCATACACTACTTCCGGCGAAATGCTATTATCGCCAATGATAGCCTGCATTACATAAAGTGGAGAAGTACCGATGTCACCGAAAATGATACCCAGTGCGACCAGCAGTCCGGCGGCAGATGCCTTATCAACGTGTTTACCCATTGAATCTTTTGTTGAGAACAGGACAAACCTTATCGGCCGTCTTTAAGCTTAAAAAGTGTAAAATTCGTAATTAATCTTCCATTTTATCTCCTGACCAGGCTTTGCCGCCAATTTAATATACGGTTCCGGGCAAGAGGTGGTCGGGCAAGCCCAGTACACCAGTTTTTCCAACGGCTGGTCTGAGGTAATCCTTACCCCTGCATTGGTTTTGATGTTTTCAATGCGGATATCATAGTCTTTGGCTGTGGGCCCGAAACCTTGCAACCCGCTGCTGAAAACCTGATCGCCCTTCACAACTTCCCTGGAATAGCTCAGCGTTTTGTCTTTTGCATTAATAATTGTCCCGAAACCCTTGCCTTCTCCTGTCACTTCAAAAGGGAATCTAATCCTGATATTTTGATTGGACGGTTCTTTGTCAATCATGAAAAAATTATGATTGTACGTACTCGTCGCAATGTCCTTGGTACCCGTATTTTTGAGGCTATGCTCCAACACAAGTTCAGGCTTGCCTTTTACCAATCTCAATGTTTTGGTATAAATGTAGGCATATCCTGACTCGTCTTTCAACTCGTGTGTGAATTCTACTCTGTCCTTTTGTTTGTTCAAGGTCCATTTCCCCTGGCTTTTGACTTCGTAATCGGTTGCGAATGAGTATTTTTTGTCATCCGGTTTCACCAATACGCCTACACCGATTTTTACAAATGTTTCTCCGGCTTTGGCGTCATCAAAACTGAGCGGCGTGAATTCTTCCACGGGACCGGTAATGGCATCGTGCAATTTAGGATCATAAGGTGCCGCATTCCAGACACCGAAGTAAGAATGCCCCTTGTATTCCAGACTGGGCACAACGCCGGCCCAGTCAAAACGGGTGCCCCGGTAATAGCCGGTGGAAGCATCGGGCAGGTACAACTTGGCCTGGATAATGCCATTGGTAATCTCAGTACCCGGAAATTCTGCCAGCCTATACGCACTGATACAAAGGCATAGCAATGCAAGTAGCGATGTAATGGTCTTTTTCATTTTACAGATCAGTGGTTTAGGAAAATGGAATGGTCGCGGCACGCTTAAAGGGCATATGATTGATTTCAAATAAAAGACAGTAAGATAAAAATGCAGTATCACATTTTCACCTTACTGTCTGATAATTGTTTCCACTATAATTTTAAGAAATGCCTTTGAATGCTTCCTCGTTAATAAAAGGCTGGTTTCTCAACCGTTGCTTGGTTGCTTTGTAAAAAGCATTAGCCACGGCTCCTCCCGCCGGAGGTAATGCAGGCTCGCCAAGTCCCGTCGGTGAAATTCCGTTGTCTACAAAATGCACGTCTACCTCGGGTATTTCATTCATCCGTATCAACCGGAAACCATTGAAATTGCTCTGATCCGGTGTTCCGTTTTTGAATGTCATGTTACCAAACATCGCGTGGCCTACACCGTCCACAACTCCGCCCCTTACTTGCTGTAAAGAGCCGCTTTTGTTGATCACTATACCGCAATCCACGGCCGCAACGATGTTCTTAAGAACAGGCTTACCTTTTTCCACCACTACTTCTCCTACCTGAGCCACGTACGACCGGTGGGAAAAATAGACACTGAAACCCTGATGAACGCCTTTCTTCTTGCCCCAGTTGCTTTTTTCAGCAGCCATTTTAATGACGGCTATCATCC
The genomic region above belongs to Dyadobacter pollutisoli and contains:
- a CDS encoding KUP/HAK/KT family potassium transporter, with product MGKHVDKASAAGLLVALGIIFGDIGTSPLYVMQAIIGDNSISPEVVYGAVSCIFWTLTLQTTIKYVILILRADNKGEGGILALYALVRKKAAWLTVPAIIGASTLLADGIITPPISVSSAVEGLRILYPRIQTIPIVIGILTLLFIIQVFGTTIVGRAFGPVMMIWFLMLAVLGISQVVAHPEIFKALNPYYGYQLLANHPGGFWMLGAVFLCTTGAEALYSDLGHCGRGNIRISWIFVKSCLILNYFGQGAWLIVHSGAFLNGRKPFYEIMPDWWLLPGICIATMATIIASQALISGSFTLISEAIRLNFWPKVRLVYPSDQKGQLYVPSVNWLLWAGCVGIVLYFKESAHMEAAYGLAITLTMIMTTILMSVYLYVNKVSKWLLAVFLIVYLAIEGSFLAANLLKFTHGGWVSLLLATIIGFVITVWLKAYFIKLRLTEFESLVKYIGPLRELSNDISIPKYSTHLIFMSNASHESEIENKIIYSIFYKRPKRADIYWFVHVETTDEPYTMDYHVNIMAEDDVIKVTFRLGFRIEQRMNLFFRKVVEDMVMNKEVDITSRYESLSRQNITGDFRFIVLERYLSIDNNLPFIEDMIMKIYFGIKSITTSEDKWFGLDSSSVKVEKVPLVLTPTEKIRIKRVYG